Proteins encoded in a region of the Rutidosis leptorrhynchoides isolate AG116_Rl617_1_P2 chromosome 9, CSIRO_AGI_Rlap_v1, whole genome shotgun sequence genome:
- the LOC139865865 gene encoding protein JOKA2-like has translation MSSSSIVIKVKYGETLRRFNVSVDDKKLALDIAMLRDKIRSLFTFGSDVIFTLTYVDEDGDVVTLADDDDLHDVVRQSLNPLRITVTLNNGDVSKSSANSTPLRSPSSQPFNYLNAGTAELMKAVPDPYREFLAKNAELAAKVTSSSSPIVSEIFEKMKLMFLDPNSTTNANQGVNPGPTEPLIVKDNKVNTEAESSKLKKVKNVTEGVQKLRNVDLNLPYFEHESPINATKDDVSTLSGPTGLGQVAPQAVKVATDNKNDSGSSSWAQGMLNATNEWPFSGIPLPNESDSQGYNRHSRGHHWKRFNSFDYSSKDNVFHRGVRCDGCGVHPIIGPRYKSTVKDDYDLCRVCYKKARDVANYIKIERPAHDYMRYVPFNGLHSLHVPPPTLPHAMRAPGSKLHRSKLDSRFILDVNVLDGTIMAPLTSFTKIWRMRNNGSIIWPRGSQLQWIGGDRLSNSHTVDIEIPVEGLPVDKELDVAVDFTAPELPGRYISYWRMASPAGQKFGQRVWVLIQVDASMKDLGETLINLNLPPVTKNVEVDNFVQVTESENTSINSQIKDQEMNFPINDSLIIDNNVGALEPCIFSVSKSTEMEIDTGLVDPVNDDPRVDSMVMSPQPSGPTVAAAQEVIIDEKEHILMKELEDMGFKQTDLNKEVLRKNNYDLEKSIDALCGVSDWDPMLDELLEMGFEDNEANMRLLKKNNGSIKRVVMDLINGEKP, from the exons ATGTCTTCTTCCTCAATTGTGATCAAG GTCAAGTATGGTGAAACACTCCGCCGTTTCAATGTGTCTGTTGATGACAAGAAACTCGCTCTTGACATTGCTATGTTAAGGGATAAGATTCGCAGTCTCTTCACCTTCGGTTCTGATGTTATCTTTACACTAACTTATGTCGATGAAGATGGCGATGTAGTTACGCTTGCTGATGATGACGATCTTCATGACGTTGTTCGTCAATCTTTAAATCCTTTGAGGATTACTGTGACTTTAAACAATGGTGATGTCAGCAAATCGAGTGCGAATTCAACTCCCCTGAGATCACCATCATCACAACCGTTTAATTACTTGAACGCGGGGACCGCTGAACTTATGAAAGCTGTTCCTGATCCGTATAGGGAATTTCTTGCAAAGAATGCTGAGTTGGCAGCTAAAGTGACATCATCATCTTCTCCAATAGTTTCTGAGATTTTTGAGAAGATGAAGTTGATGTTCTTAGATCCGAATTCAACCACTAATGCTAATCAGGGTGTGAACCCGGGTCCCACTGAACCATTGATAGTTAAGGACAATAAGGTTAACACTGAGGCCGAAAGTTCGAAATTAAAGAAAGTTAAAAACGTGACTGAAGGTGTTCAGAAACTGAGAAATGTGGATCTTAATCTTCCTTATTTTGAACATGAATCTCCGATTAATGCTACTAAGGATGATGTCAGCACTTTGTCGGGGCCCACTGGTTTGGGTCAAGTGGCACCTCAGGCGGTTAAAGTGGCTACTGATAACAAAAATGATTCAGGCAGCTCATCATGGGCTCAGGGGATGTTAAATGCAACTAACGAATGGCCGTTTTCTGGGATACCGTTACCTAATGAGTCTGATTCACAAGGATATAATCGTCATTCTCGTGGACATCATTGGAAGAGATTTAACAGCTTTGATTATTCAAGCAAGGACAACGTATTCCACAGGGGTGTTCGTTGTGATGGGTGTGGGGTCCATCCCATTATTGGACCCCGGTACAAGTCAACAGT GAAAGATGACTATGATCTGTGCCGTGTGTGCTATAAGAAAGCTAGAGATGTTGCCAACTACATCAAAATTGAACGCCCTGCACATGATTATATGCGCTACGTGCCTTTCAATGGGCTCCAT TCTCTTCACGTTCCACCACCTACTCTTCCTCATGCTATGCGTGCTCCCGGGTCAAAGCTTCATCGGTCAAAGCTAGACAGTCGGTTCATTCTCGATGTCAACGTTCTTGATGGTACAATAATGGCTCCTTTAACTTCATTCACTAAAATTTGGAGGATGAGGAACAACGGTTCGATCATATGGCCCCGTGGCTCGCAACTTCAGTGGATTGGGGGTGATCGGTTAAGTAACTCACATACTGTTGATATTGAG ATACCTGTCGAGGGTCTGCCTGTGGATAAGGAGCTTGACGTTGCGGTTGACTTTACCGCACCCGAACTTCCGGGGCGTTACATTTCGTACTGGAGGATGGCGTCGCCAGCTGGACAGAAGTTTGGGCAACGGGTTTGGGTCTTAATCCAG GTTGATGCTTCAATGAAAGATTTGGGTGAAACATTGATCAATCTGAATCTGCCACCTGTCACAAAGAACGTTGAAGTTGATAATTTTGTGCAGGTCACAGAATCTGAAAATACATCTATCAATTCACAAATCAAGGATCAAGAGATGAATTTCCCCATTAATGACTCATTGATCATCGATAATAATGTTGGTGCGTTAGAACCATGTATCTTTTCGGTTTCCAAATCTACAGAAATGGAAATTGATACTGGTTTGGTTGACCCAGTCAATGATGACCCTAGGGTGGATTCGATGGTGATGTCACCACAGCCATCGGGTCCCACTGTTGCAGCGGCTCAGGAGGTAATTATTGATGAGAAGGAGCATATTCTTATGAAGGAACTAGAAGACATGGGGTTTAAGCAGACGGATTTGAACAAAGAAGTTTTGAGGAAGAACAATTATGATTTGGAGAAGTCGATTGATGCTCTTTGTGGTGTTTCAGACTGGGACCCAATGCTTGATGAGCTGCTGGAAATG GGTTTTGAAGATAACGAAGCGAACATGAGGCTTTTGAAGAAGAACAATGGAAGTATTAAGCGTGTGGTGATGGATCTTATCAATGGAGAAAAACCTTGA
- the LOC139867576 gene encoding plant intracellular Ras-group-related LRR protein 9-like, protein MDPNPSPRKSRILSYVMTKIPSFKRRQLQELENDRLARPSSLPETYTELSQRESYTELAERVSQLTDDDILANIRAVVVEVHQIRSVIKTLGERPDPETVELAKSRYAEAGESPFADQFDEIELSEREIEIVERRKRAMKREQQMYKALLSLDEMHETYCNLLLVAERRLQKLYDTAKAAGKLTALDKKASSSMLPTIAEEVKEEMADILQDALVNGVERIDLSHRRLPFIPEAFGKLRTLVSLDLSKNKLTAVPDSIAGLQSLEELNLSSNQFKKLPDAIGSLQKLQILNVSSNKLACLPDGICKCSSLVEFDASFNKIKYLPANIGYELVNLKKLIMPLNNLYTLPTSIGEMVSLQILDVHFNELRGLPPSIGKLTKLEVLHLGSNFNNLKALPDTIGDLTSLRDLDICNNQIQELPVTFGRLVNLTRLVVDHNPLMVPPPEVVEEGVDAVKVYMSKMMYDVIVEEEKRMMWEREEQAQASWFETLFFGPVSGPGATYPYLTHRL, encoded by the exons ATGGATCCAAATCCGAGTCCTAGGAAGTCGCGAATCCTTTCGTACGTTATGACTAAAATCCCGAGCTTCAAACGTCGTCAGTTACAGGAGCTCGAAAACGACCGGCTAGCCCGTCCTTCATCGTTACCGGAAACATATACTGAACTTTCGCAACGTGAATCGTATACAGAACTCGCGGAACGTGTGTCGCAATTAACCGACGATGATATTTTAGCGAATATTCGCGCAGTTGTCGTTGAGGTTCATCAGATCCGATCCGTGATCAAAACGTTAGGCGAACGTCCTGATCCAGAAACTGTAGAGCTAGCAAAATCGAGATACGCTGAGGCAGGGGAATCACCGTTTGCTGATCAGTTTGATGAAATCGAGTTATCAGAACGTGAAATTGAAATAGTGGAAAGGAGAAAAAGAGCAATGAAACGAGAACAGCAAATGTATAAGGCGTTGTTATCGTTAGATGAGATGCACGAAACGTATTGTAATTTGTTGTTGGTTGCTGAACGAAGGCTTCAGAAGCTTTATGATACGGCGAAAGCTGCCGGAAAGTTAACGGCGCTTGATAAGAAAGCTTCTTCTTCGATGCTTCCGACAATTGCGGAGGAAGTTAAAGAAGAAATGGCGGATATACTTCAGGATGCGTTGGTTAACGGCGTTGAACGGATTGATTTGTCGCATCGTCGGTTGCCGTTTATTCCTGAAGCCTTTGGGAAGCTTCGAACTTTGGTTTCTCTTGACCTATCCAAAAATAAGCTTACG GCTGTCCCAGATTCAATTGCAGGACTTCAAAGTCTCGAGGAGCTCAATCTTTCTTCTAATCAATTTAAAAAACTACCAGATGCAATTGGTTCGTTGCAAAAATTGCAGATTCTAAATGTCTCAAGCAACAAACTCGCTTGCTTACCTGATGGCATTTGTAAATGCAG CTCATTAGTAGAATTTGATGCCAGTTTCAACAAGATTAAATATCTCCCAGCGAACATTGGCTACGAATTGGTGAATCTAAAGAAGCTTATAATGCCGTTGAACAACTTATACACCCTTCCTACCTCTATTGGCGAAATGGTATCTCTTCAAATTCTAGATGTGCACTTCAATGAACTAAGAGGTTTACCACCTTCTATTGGAAAACTAACAAAACTTGAGGTTCTTCATTTGGGAAGTAACTTTAACAATTTAAAAGCACTTCCCGACACAATTGGAGATTTAACGAGTCTTAGAGACCTTGACATATGCAACAATCAGATTCAAGAGCTGCCAGTCACTTTCGGGCGGCTCGTGAATCTGACTAGATTAGTGGTGGACCACAACCCGTTGATGGTCCCACCACCAGAAGTGGTGGAAGAAGGTGTGGACGCTGTGAAGGTGTATATGAGCAAAATGATGTATGATGTCATTGTTGAAGAAGAGAAAAGGATGATGTGGGAACGAGAAGAACAGGCACAGGCTAGTTGGTTTGAGACGTTGTTTTTTGGGCCAGTTTCGGGTCCAGGTGCAACGTATCCTTACCTCACTCATCGACTATGA